In Candidatus Poribacteria bacterium, the DNA window AACGACCTTCGGGATACGCGCTAATACGATTGCGCCTGCACACATCGGGCAGGGTTCTAAAGTTACATAAAGGGTCGTATCAGTGAACCGCCAATCGCCGATTTTTTCGGATGCTGCTTGTATGACGAGCATTTCTGCGTGGGCAATAGGACTGCCGCACGATTCTCGCAAGTTGTGCGCTTCAGCCACCAAGGTGTCACCACTCACAAGCAGAGCACCAACTGGAACTTCATCCTTTTCCCCTGCTTGCTGCGCTAATTTAAGTGCTTGTCGCATCCAGAAAGAATCGCTATCCAAATTCTATCCAACAAATGGGTTTGAAGCGCCTGAGAGGATTCGAACCCCCGGCCTTCTGATCCGTAGTCAGATGCTCTAATCCACTGAGCTACAGGCGCGTATAGTAATAGTTATCAGTTAAGACGGGTTGCAGCGCGCAAGCAAAATGGAACTGCCACAACAAGTTACTCAAAACTGACAACCAACAACGGATGATTATTAGAACGGAGAGGGTGGGATTCGAACCCACGATGGCTTTCGCCATAATCGCTTAGCAGGCGATCCAGTTCAACCACTCCTGCACCTCTCCTTATGACGGTGGGAGTAGGATTCAAACCCACGATGGCTTTCACTATAACGCCCTTATCAAAAGACAAGACCGCCGCATTCGTCCACCCCAACCGTTTTATCTTTATCTATTATAATGGCGGTGGGAGTAGGATTCAAACCCACGATGGCTTTCGCCATAACGCCCTTATCAAAAGACAAGACCGCCGCATTCGTCCACCCCAACCGTTTTATCTTTATCTATAATGGCGGTGGGAGTAGGATTCGAACCCACGATGGCTTTCGCCATAACGGTTTTCAAGACCGCCGCATTCGTCCACTCTGCCATCCCACCTATACTACTTAGTTTCCGTATTAATTATACGATATATAAAATATTGTGTCAAGGAAATTATCACTTTTTTCGGCGGTGTATCGTTTCAGCCTATCTTCTAATGGTGTTTCAGGGATTTTCTAAGACGCTTGAAAGGTAAGTTTGTTTTTACGCACTACAATTAAGAGATCATCGTTACAGAATTGCATTAACGAAAGTTTACTTTTTAATGTAGTGCGGGTCGCGGATCCGCAAGCCAATTTCCTTAAATATCTATTGCAGCGTCTACTAAATTTCTCCATGCCACTCCAGTGGTTCGTTTCGTAAATAAGGAAGCAGCATATCTTGGAGCCGCCGATGTGCATGGTGCAAGTGTGTTTTAATGGTGCCTTCCGACCTGTTTAGCAGCACTGCTATCTCTTTAATCGCGAGCTCTCTCCGATGTCGTAGATTGAAAACGCGACGCTGACCCGGCGGAAGTTTCCGCACTGCCTTTCGAATCATTTTACCAAGTTCCTTTTCTTCAAGGAGTTTCTCAGGCGATGGGTGAGAATCCATCATTGTTAGGACATCGTCCGCATCAAGTGGTAATTCTTCAAACGTAAGAAGTTTACTACGGTTACACTGCCTCTGAAAGTCGATGCTGCAATTGATAGCAATCCGGTAAATCCAACTGTAAAACGCGGAGCCACCTTTGAAGTTGGGCAGTGCTTTAAACGCTTTCAGAAAGACCTCTTGGCAAAGGTCTTTTGCTGTCTCCCGATCGCGAACTCGCTGGTACATGAGGTTATAAATTTTCTTTTCATATTTGAGGAAAAGGGGATTAAAAGCCTCTGTGTCCCCATCCTTAAACCGATTGACAAGCGCATCTTCGTCAATCTGTTCAAGCTCCGATTCTGTGTACGCGGTGGCGAATTTCTGCGGATAAGTCATGCTTGTTACCTCCATATTGAACGAAGTTAAATTTGAGGGACCTAAATTTGTAATGCCATCATTGAAAGCAAAATATCTTAAAGATTACACACTATAAGCACCAGAAAGTTCCCATTTTTTTCTGTTTTAAAGTTTCCATTTCCACATACTATTTAGACAGATTTGATTAGGATTTTGTTCGATTAAAATCTTTGTCCGCCGAACCGCATTTCTCGTAAAAATTTGCAAAATCGTAATGTGCTTTTATATATGACCAAATAGATTCGCTATCCTAATTGCTCCAGTTGACAGGTCAACTGCTTTCGGTTATACTAAAGACCACCTTAGCATTTAAAGTTATCTCGTAAGTAAAAAAATAGGTTCCTATTGTTAGTGACGCGATTTGTTGGGTAAAAAGGTGCAAAATTTCAGAAAAACTGAAATTTTGTAGGAAAAATTAAAAAAAGAAGGTCCCGATGCGTCGGTATAGCATTCAAACCAAAATTGTTCTTCCATTTCTGCTCCTTTTTGCTTGTGTCACTGTCTTTGTGCCGTTGCTAACCGTTGAGCTTTTCGCGTGGAAGTACAGTGAGCAGTTTACAAGTGAAACCCAAGGCTGGCTCGACACCATCGTAGAAACTGGGTTTATTCGGGAAGATAGTGAGAAGGTCAAGAAAGCATATAGTGTAGAAATTATGGTTTTCGGTTCCGATTACACGCTTAATGATAGCACATTGGTTGGGCTTTCCGACGCTGAGCGAGATTGGACAAATTTAGCGAAAAAGATGCGGCTGAGTGAGGTAAAAAAGCACTTCCAAGAAGCGGATGGCCCCCCTTTCACGCACGATGTAACGCTCGCTGGAAAGCCTTATAAAGTTTTTTATCTTTCAATCAATCCTGGACGTTTCTACTGCTTGTTGCGTCCGATGGATAAGATCGCCGAAGCGAAGCGAACCCTGACGTGGTATATGTTAGGCATCGCTGTTCTCGTTATGGCACTGATTGCTTTCATCAGTTATCGTATTGGGAAGAATTTGACGAATCCGATTAAAATTTTGGTCGATTCTACGACTCGCGTCGCAACAGGCGACTTGGATGAGCAGTGTGAGATTAAAACACACGATGAAATCGGTGATCTTGCTGCTGCATTTAATCAGATGACGCAGGACCTTAAGCAGTCAAGAGACCAGTTAATTCAAGCGGAACGGTTGGCGACAGCAGGAAAAATGTCTGCCTCGTTTGCCCACGAGATTCGTAATCCGTTGTCGTCGATGCGGATGTTAGCACAGATGTTAATGCAGAAATCTGAAATGTCGCAGGAACAACATCAACAATCTCTCCGCTATATCCTTGAGGAAATTGAACGGATTGACACCATAGTTAAAGGGTTGATGGACTTCGCGCGTCCTTCGACCCTTGACCTGAAGCAACAATCCCTCGCGCCTGTCCTACAATCTGTTTTGGATTTGATGGAAGCCAACTTAGCACATCACAAAATCCAGTTAGTCTTAGACTTGTTACCTGAAACCCCAGAAATCCAATTTGATTCAGATAAATTGAAGCAGGCGTTTATGAATGTGGTCTTGAATGCAATGGAGGCGATGCCGCAGGGTGGTGTATTGAAGGTGTCTACACTTATGGAAGACGACAGCGTGTGCATAAAGGTTGTGGACACTGGCGTTGGAATACCAGAGGAAGATTTAGAATATCTGTTTGAACCGTTCTTTACCCGAAAAACGAGAGGGACAGGACTTGGATTGGCGAATGTCAAGCGGATTCTTGAGGAACACGGTGGTAGCGTAGAAATGGACAGCACGCCGGATGAAGGGACACAAGTATCGTTGTGGTTGCCGTTGTAAGATGTATCGTTGAAATGGAATTAGATTTTAGAGAAAAAGAGACTGTGGTATACTGTGCTGTGTTATCAGGATAGTCTGTAGAAATCTTGTTTGAAAGGCAATAAATTGATTCAGGAACGAACCCGAGATAGTCTCACATGGCGTGCTGTGCTGATCGGTTTGACATGCGCCACTATTGAGTGTCTCTTTGCGCCTTATAACGATTACGTCATCCGCAATATCTTCCTTGCAGGTGGCCACTTTCCTGTCGCGCCCTTCTTTGTCCTAACAATTTTTGTGTTGGGTATCAATGTTTTCCTGAAACAGGTCCACCCTGCCTCGGCGTTCTCACCTGGGGAACTCGTCACAATCTGGTGTATCATGATCGCACCGGCGGGCATTCCGTCTTCAGGGATGATGCGCTATGCTCTCAGTCCAATGGTGGCGTATCAATATCTCGCCACACCGGAAAACGACTGGGAGTCACTATTCCACCACTACATTCCACACTGGCGCGTCGTTCGCGATCACACCGCAGCGCAGTCTTTCTTTGAAGGTTTATTCGCAGGAGAATCCGTGCCGTGGGGGGCATGGATAGTTCCTATCTTAACATGGAGTGCCTATGTCCTGGTGGTCTATTTCGTGATGATCTGCCTCTCTGTACTGCTCCGCAGACAGTGGGTGGAATATGAACGCTGCGCTTTTCCACTTGTTAAGTTACCTGTGGAGATGGCAGCGCAAGGCAGAGGTAGCCTCGGTCCGCTCTTTAAAAACAGCGCGCTCTGGTTCGGCTTTGCGTTCCCAGTATTCCTTCATACGATGAATGGTCTCCATACGTTCTTTCCGTCCATGCCGCATGTTCCACGCGATTTCTGGCTCAATCAATATCTCGTCGAGCGTCCTTGGAACGCGTTACGTCCGTTTCAGATTGTCATTTTCTGGTCGATGGTAGGGTTTAGTTATCTACTCACCCTGGAGGTATCTTTTAGCATCTGGTTTTTCTTTGTGTTCTACAAACTCCAATGTCTTTTGGGTGTAATGCTCGGCTTCCAGCTCACTTCGGGACCCGGTGTGCAGTGGACAGGTAAATCATTTAGTGCTGCACAGGAAGCGGGTGCATGCCTGACGTTTGTTGCCATCGCAC includes these proteins:
- the tadA gene encoding tRNA adenosine(34) deaminase TadA → MDSDSFWMRQALKLAQQAGEKDEVPVGALLVSGDTLVAEAHNLRESCGSPIAHAEMLVIQAASEKIGDWRFTDTTLYVTLEPCPMCAGAIVLARIPKVVYAATDPKSGAAGTLYNILQDERLNHWVEVVSGVLAEESSTLLKSFFQERRRPF
- a CDS encoding sigma-70 family RNA polymerase sigma factor: MTYPQKFATAYTESELEQIDEDALVNRFKDGDTEAFNPLFLKYEKKIYNLMYQRVRDRETAKDLCQEVFLKAFKALPNFKGGSAFYSWIYRIAINCSIDFQRQCNRSKLLTFEELPLDADDVLTMMDSHPSPEKLLEEKELGKMIRKAVRKLPPGQRRVFNLRHRRELAIKEIAVLLNRSEGTIKTHLHHAHRRLQDMLLPYLRNEPLEWHGEI
- a CDS encoding ATP-binding protein, which gives rise to MRRYSIQTKIVLPFLLLFACVTVFVPLLTVELFAWKYSEQFTSETQGWLDTIVETGFIREDSEKVKKAYSVEIMVFGSDYTLNDSTLVGLSDAERDWTNLAKKMRLSEVKKHFQEADGPPFTHDVTLAGKPYKVFYLSINPGRFYCLLRPMDKIAEAKRTLTWYMLGIAVLVMALIAFISYRIGKNLTNPIKILVDSTTRVATGDLDEQCEIKTHDEIGDLAAAFNQMTQDLKQSRDQLIQAERLATAGKMSASFAHEIRNPLSSMRMLAQMLMQKSEMSQEQHQQSLRYILEEIERIDTIVKGLMDFARPSTLDLKQQSLAPVLQSVLDLMEANLAHHKIQLVLDLLPETPEIQFDSDKLKQAFMNVVLNAMEAMPQGGVLKVSTLMEDDSVCIKVVDTGVGIPEEDLEYLFEPFFTRKTRGTGLGLANVKRILEEHGGSVEMDSTPDEGTQVSLWLPL